From Onychostoma macrolepis isolate SWU-2019 chromosome 19, ASM1243209v1, whole genome shotgun sequence, a single genomic window includes:
- the LOC131525234 gene encoding CMP-N-acetylneuraminate-beta-galactosamide-alpha-2,3-sialyltransferase 2-like isoform X1, with protein MNIFNRLTPRYITLLLSVMSIFLLFTQNPIENTVDSFDDSIFEASCSCKSCVMGFMDDDWFIYRYDPSIPPLLNRKNSVLRRDTYRWWRGLQPSMFRVNYTEVVDQMFSLFPDEEHYSDTGPDRCRTCAVVGNSANLLGSHYGPLIDFHDVVIRINKGPTKGYEKDVGSKTTHRILYPESAMDLDNSTHLVLFPFKIRDMQWLISTFTTRHITRTYTGVKSSIKADENKVMVLHPAFIKYVYEKWLLKHGRYPSTGFITIIFALHICDQVNVFGFGASSTGTWHHYFDRTRTHFKGGPHGGDFENKTMHQLQQRNKISIYKGYR; from the exons ATGAACATCTTCAATAGACTGACGCCTCGCTACATCACCCTGCTTTTGAGCGTCATGTCTATCTTTCTTTTGTTCACCCAAAATCCGATCGAAAATACTGTAGACTCCTTTGATGACTCGATCTTTGAAGCTTCATGCTCTTGTAAATCTTGCGTCATGGGCTTTATGGACGATGACTGGTTCATTTATCGATACGATCCCAGCATTCCTCCTCTGCTGAACAGAAAAAACAGTGTGTTACGTCGAGACACCTACAGATGGTGGAGG GGTCTGCAACCATCAATGTTTAGAGTCAACTACACAGAGGTGGTGGATCAGATGTTTTCTCTCTTCCCTGATGAAGAGCATTACTCAGACACCGGTCCAGATCGCTGCAGAACCTGTGCTGTGGTGGGAAACTCTGCAAACCTTCTGGGATCCCATTATGGGCCTCTAATAGATTTCCATGATGTTGTGATCAG GATAAATAAAGGCCCAACAAAAGGTTACGAGAAGGATGTGGGGTCGAAGACGACTCACCGGATTCTGTATCCCGAAAGCGCCATGGACTTGGACAACTCCACCCATTTGGTGCTTTTTCCCTTTAAGATTCGTGACATGCAGTGGCTCATAAGTACCTTCACCACTAGACACATCACACG CACATACACAGGAGTCAAATCTTCAATCAAAGCAGACGAGAACAAA GTGATGGTCCTCCACCCTGCTTTCATAAAATACGTCTATGAGAAATGGCTTCTGAAACATGGCAGATATCCCTCTACTGGCttcattacaataatatttgcTTTGCATATCTGTGATcag GTGAATGTCTTTGGGTTTGGGGCTTCAAGTACTGGAACCTGGCATCATTACTTTGACAGAACTCGCACTCACTTTAAAGGCGGCCCTCATGGTGGAGactttgaaaacaaaacaatgcatcaACTTCAGCAGAGAAACAAGATTTCAATATATAAAGGGTATAGATAA
- the LOC131525234 gene encoding CMP-N-acetylneuraminate-beta-galactosamide-alpha-2,3-sialyltransferase 2-like isoform X2, which produces MFRVNYTEVVDQMFSLFPDEEHYSDTGPDRCRTCAVVGNSANLLGSHYGPLIDFHDVVIRINKGPTKGYEKDVGSKTTHRILYPESAMDLDNSTHLVLFPFKIRDMQWLISTFTTRHITRTYTGVKSSIKADENKVMVLHPAFIKYVYEKWLLKHGRYPSTGFITIIFALHICDQVNVFGFGASSTGTWHHYFDRTRTHFKGGPHGGDFENKTMHQLQQRNKISIYKGYR; this is translated from the exons ATGTTTAGAGTCAACTACACAGAGGTGGTGGATCAGATGTTTTCTCTCTTCCCTGATGAAGAGCATTACTCAGACACCGGTCCAGATCGCTGCAGAACCTGTGCTGTGGTGGGAAACTCTGCAAACCTTCTGGGATCCCATTATGGGCCTCTAATAGATTTCCATGATGTTGTGATCAG GATAAATAAAGGCCCAACAAAAGGTTACGAGAAGGATGTGGGGTCGAAGACGACTCACCGGATTCTGTATCCCGAAAGCGCCATGGACTTGGACAACTCCACCCATTTGGTGCTTTTTCCCTTTAAGATTCGTGACATGCAGTGGCTCATAAGTACCTTCACCACTAGACACATCACACG CACATACACAGGAGTCAAATCTTCAATCAAAGCAGACGAGAACAAA GTGATGGTCCTCCACCCTGCTTTCATAAAATACGTCTATGAGAAATGGCTTCTGAAACATGGCAGATATCCCTCTACTGGCttcattacaataatatttgcTTTGCATATCTGTGATcag GTGAATGTCTTTGGGTTTGGGGCTTCAAGTACTGGAACCTGGCATCATTACTTTGACAGAACTCGCACTCACTTTAAAGGCGGCCCTCATGGTGGAGactttgaaaacaaaacaatgcatcaACTTCAGCAGAGAAACAAGATTTCAATATATAAAGGGTATAGATAA